Proteins co-encoded in one Ponticoccus alexandrii genomic window:
- a CDS encoding glutamine synthetase family protein — MPAPSADWLTDRPQVRTIRAAACDLNGVPRGKRMPIPSARKLLTDGTRFPLSALSLDIWGEDIDDSPLVFDTGDRDGNLFPTERGFVPMPWLEAPTALVPIWMYREDGRAYDGDPRHALRFVMERFKARGLTPVVAVELEFFLIDDSGRNLQVPISPRSNKRRKAAEILSIRALDAFDSFFTDLYEACEAMDIPADTAISEAGLGQFEINLVHTDDALKAADDAWLFKMLVKGLARRHGFAASFMAKPYEDYAGSGMHAHFSVLDEDGRNIFDDGGPRGTDVLRHAIAGCLNAMSDSTLVFAPHLNSYDRLVPDAHAPIGIAWAYENRTAAIRVPSGAPVARRIEHRVSGGDVNPYLALAAILGAALAGIEDGVMPPEPITGNAYALDLPVIPTDWGSAIEAFEKSEVIPRIFPAELIRNLLLTKKQERHYMAELSESEQVEIYLDTV, encoded by the coding sequence ATGCCCGCCCCCAGTGCCGACTGGCTTACCGACCGCCCGCAAGTCAGAACCATCCGCGCCGCCGCCTGCGACCTGAACGGCGTGCCGCGCGGCAAGCGCATGCCGATCCCCTCGGCGCGCAAGCTGCTGACCGACGGCACGCGCTTTCCGCTGTCCGCGCTCAGCCTCGACATCTGGGGCGAGGACATCGACGACAGCCCGCTGGTCTTCGACACCGGCGATCGGGACGGCAATCTCTTCCCGACAGAACGCGGGTTCGTGCCCATGCCGTGGCTGGAGGCACCGACCGCTTTGGTGCCGATCTGGATGTACCGCGAGGACGGGCGCGCCTATGACGGCGACCCGCGCCACGCCCTGCGCTTCGTGATGGAGCGGTTCAAGGCGCGCGGGCTGACGCCGGTGGTCGCGGTCGAGCTGGAGTTTTTCCTGATCGACGACTCGGGGCGCAACCTGCAGGTGCCGATCTCGCCCCGGTCCAACAAGCGGCGCAAGGCGGCGGAGATCCTGTCGATCCGCGCGCTGGACGCTTTCGACAGCTTCTTCACCGACCTCTACGAGGCCTGCGAGGCCATGGACATCCCCGCCGACACCGCCATTTCCGAGGCGGGTCTGGGGCAGTTCGAGATCAACCTCGTGCATACCGACGACGCGCTGAAGGCGGCGGACGATGCATGGCTCTTCAAGATGCTGGTGAAGGGTCTGGCGCGGCGGCATGGGTTTGCGGCATCGTTCATGGCGAAGCCCTACGAGGATTACGCAGGCTCGGGGATGCACGCGCATTTCTCGGTGCTGGACGAAGACGGGCGCAACATCTTCGACGACGGCGGCCCGCGCGGCACGGATGTGCTGCGCCATGCCATCGCCGGATGCCTGAACGCCATGTCGGACAGCACGCTGGTCTTTGCCCCGCACCTCAACAGCTACGACCGTCTGGTGCCGGATGCCCATGCGCCCATCGGCATCGCATGGGCCTACGAGAACCGCACGGCGGCGATCCGCGTGCCCTCGGGCGCTCCCGTCGCGCGGCGGATCGAGCACCGGGTCTCGGGCGGGGACGTGAACCCCTACCTCGCGCTCGCCGCCATCCTCGGCGCGGCGCTGGCGGGCATCGAGGACGGCGTCATGCCGCCCGAGCCTATCACCGGCAATGCCTATGCGCTGGACCTGCCGGTGATCCCGACGGACTGGGGTTCTGCCATTGAGGCCTTCGAGAAATCGGAGGTGATCCCGCGCATCTTCCCGGCGGAACTGATCCGCAACCTTCTGCTGACCAAGAAGCAGGAGCGGCACTACATGGCCGAACTCAGCGAGAGCGAGCAGGTCGAGATCTACCTCGACACGGTCTGA
- a CDS encoding type 1 glutamine amidotransferase has product MKIGILQTGLVVPELAPEHGQYPDMFERMLAGEGFTFDRWSVVEGEFPPGPEAADGWLITGSRHGVYEDHAWIPPLEDLIRAIVAADRPLVGVCFGHQVIAQALGGRVEKYAGGWAVGPREYDFPDGPKVVQAWHQDQVVEAPEGAQTVASNAFCKHAALVYPGKAYTVQPHPEFDATFTRGLIEKRGRGVVPDALLEEAGATVDRKLDSGDIARQFARFFRDRSIA; this is encoded by the coding sequence ATGAAGATCGGCATTCTGCAAACGGGACTCGTGGTGCCCGAACTGGCCCCGGAGCACGGCCAGTATCCCGACATGTTCGAACGAATGCTGGCGGGTGAGGGGTTCACCTTCGACCGCTGGTCCGTGGTCGAGGGGGAGTTTCCCCCGGGACCTGAAGCCGCGGACGGCTGGCTGATCACAGGCTCGCGTCACGGCGTCTACGAGGACCACGCTTGGATACCCCCGCTGGAGGATCTGATCCGCGCCATCGTGGCGGCCGACAGGCCGCTGGTGGGCGTCTGCTTCGGCCACCAGGTCATCGCGCAGGCGCTTGGCGGCCGGGTCGAGAAATACGCCGGCGGCTGGGCCGTGGGTCCGCGCGAATACGACTTTCCCGATGGCCCGAAGGTCGTTCAGGCCTGGCATCAGGACCAGGTGGTCGAGGCGCCCGAGGGCGCGCAGACCGTCGCCTCGAACGCGTTCTGCAAACACGCGGCGCTGGTCTATCCGGGCAAGGCCTACACGGTACAGCCGCATCCCGAGTTCGACGCCACCTTCACCCGTGGGCTGATCGAGAAGCGCGGGCGCGGCGTGGTGCCGGACGCCCTGCTGGAAGAAGCCGGTGCCACGGTGGACCGAAAGCTGGACAGTGGCGACATCGCCCGGCAATTCGCGCGATTCTTCCGCGACAGGAGCATCGCATGA
- a CDS encoding ABC transporter permease, whose product MSCWETLADYGLRSIGVGERLLPRDNFTLCQQVVLIGSGMIWNVYFGVLALCSGFFLATAVALGKAASSPWLRKPAEWFIFVFRGSPLFIQFFFAYFAFLSLKSVSPLFDPLTAAWAGALIVLFLNTAAYSGEIFYGALLSIPKGDLEAADAYGFTGWAKFRKITWPTMLRLAWPAYTNEAIFLFHATTLVFFSGFPAWQQRGDALYYASYFADKTFNPFVPYPILAGYFIALTLVIISLFGLANRRLNRHLPQASVRRLKIRPNLIR is encoded by the coding sequence ATGAGTTGCTGGGAGACGCTGGCCGATTACGGGTTGCGGTCCATTGGGGTCGGCGAGCGGCTGTTGCCGCGGGACAATTTCACGCTGTGTCAGCAGGTGGTCCTGATCGGGTCGGGGATGATCTGGAACGTCTACTTCGGCGTGCTGGCCCTGTGTTCGGGCTTCTTCCTTGCCACCGCCGTGGCGCTGGGGAAGGCCGCCAGCAGCCCATGGCTGCGCAAGCCGGCGGAGTGGTTCATATTCGTCTTCCGGGGCTCGCCGCTCTTCATCCAGTTCTTCTTTGCCTATTTCGCCTTTCTCAGCCTCAAGAGCGTCTCGCCCCTCTTCGATCCGCTGACGGCGGCCTGGGCCGGGGCGCTGATCGTGCTGTTCCTGAACACCGCCGCCTATTCCGGCGAGATCTTCTACGGCGCGCTTCTGTCGATCCCCAAGGGCGATCTGGAGGCGGCGGATGCCTATGGCTTCACAGGCTGGGCCAAGTTCCGCAAGATCACATGGCCCACCATGCTGCGGCTGGCGTGGCCCGCCTATACGAACGAGGCGATCTTTCTCTTTCACGCGACGACGCTGGTCTTCTTCTCGGGCTTTCCCGCGTGGCAGCAGCGCGGCGATGCGCTGTATTACGCCAGCTACTTTGCCGACAAGACCTTCAACCCCTTCGTGCCCTACCCGATCCTCGCGGGGTACTTCATCGCCCTGACGCTGGTGATCATCAGCCTCTTCGGTCTGGCGAACCGGCGGCTGAACCGGCACCTGCCGCAGGCCTCGGTCCGTCGGCTGAAGATCCGTCCCAACCTGATCCGCTGA
- a CDS encoding ABC transporter permease: MFSYCADPSALEGLSWYLCYLTTGKHMAFYTSFGTVLLLLAITAPVALGFGFLGAMSARSHFAPLSWLGKGYIAVVRGVPDIAFFLFFVIALDQFFEWIRHEVKCPDWEQPIRQGNDFVVCAAAKLPLGNAPQVVHEIYGFSLAVLTFAIVFGAFAANVLFGAMRAVPRAQLETAEAYGMSQRQCFWRILVPQMWVYALPGLSNLWMVLIKATPLLFLLGVEDIVFWARELGGAKTPRFTDYPHGDWRMWYFLALLVFYLAFTRVSEVALDRLMKRLTRGQATLAGEAQRKAA; encoded by the coding sequence GTGTTTTCCTACTGCGCCGATCCCTCCGCCCTTGAAGGCCTGTCGTGGTACCTGTGCTACCTGACGACGGGCAAGCACATGGCCTTCTACACCTCTTTCGGGACGGTGCTTCTGTTGCTGGCGATCACCGCGCCGGTTGCCCTTGGCTTCGGGTTCCTTGGCGCCATGTCGGCGCGGTCGCATTTTGCGCCGCTGTCCTGGCTGGGCAAGGGATACATCGCCGTGGTGCGCGGCGTGCCGGATATCGCCTTCTTCCTGTTTTTCGTCATCGCGCTGGACCAGTTCTTCGAATGGATCCGGCACGAGGTGAAATGTCCCGACTGGGAGCAACCGATCCGGCAGGGCAACGATTTTGTCGTCTGCGCGGCGGCCAAGCTGCCGCTGGGCAACGCACCGCAGGTGGTGCACGAGATCTACGGCTTTTCGCTGGCGGTGCTGACCTTCGCCATCGTCTTCGGCGCCTTCGCCGCCAACGTGCTGTTCGGCGCCATGCGCGCCGTGCCGCGCGCGCAGCTGGAAACCGCCGAGGCCTATGGGATGAGCCAGCGCCAGTGCTTCTGGCGCATCCTCGTGCCGCAGATGTGGGTCTATGCCCTGCCCGGGCTGTCGAACCTCTGGATGGTGCTGATCAAGGCCACGCCGCTGCTGTTCCTGCTGGGGGTCGAGGACATCGTCTTCTGGGCGCGCGAACTGGGCGGGGCCAAGACGCCGCGCTTCACCGACTACCCGCACGGCGACTGGCGGATGTGGTACTTCCTCGCGCTGCTGGTCTTCTACCTCGCCTTCACGCGGGTGTCCGAGGTGGCGCTGGACCGGCTGATGAAGCGCCTGACCCGCGGGCAGGCGACGCTGGCGGGCGAAGCCCAGAGGAAGGCGGCATGA